The proteins below come from a single Natranaerofaba carboxydovora genomic window:
- a CDS encoding diol dehydratase small subunit — protein sequence MSADKKVTYPLSDNPDQVYTPTGKKMTDVDIERVMNGEIDASDIRISEETLEKQAEIARQDGKEQVAQNLTRAAELTRIPDDRIMEIYNALRPYRSTKQELLAISEELKNEYNATINAELIRESAEVYEERGILKKE from the coding sequence ATGTCTGCAGACAAAAAGGTTACTTATCCTCTATCGGATAACCCGGACCAAGTCTATACCCCTACCGGCAAAAAGATGACAGATGTTGATATAGAAAGGGTTATGAATGGGGAAATAGATGCATCAGATATAAGGATAAGTGAAGAAACCCTTGAAAAACAGGCAGAAATCGCCAGGCAGGATGGTAAGGAGCAGGTAGCCCAAAACTTAACCCGGGCGGCCGAACTAACTCGTATACCAGATGATAGGATTATGGAGATATACAATGCCCTAAGGCCATATCGTTCAACAAAACAAGAACTTTTGGCAATAAGTGAAGAGCTAAAAAATGAATACAATGCAACTATTAATGCTGAGTTAATCAGGGAAAGTGCAGAAGTTTATGAGGAAAGAGGAATTTTGAAAAAAGAATAG
- a CDS encoding glycerol dehydrogenase, with the protein MEKLLIAPGKYVQGSGVLSTAGEYASQLGKKALLIGGETALNIAKDTIEKSLQENDMSSVSYTFKAESSMKEITKIKDFGSDEKVDLVMGVGGGKVIDSAKAVAYYLEIPVIIVPTIAATDAPCSALSVIYTDDGVFEKYLPLPKNPDVVLVDTKVISKAPLRLFVSGMGDALATYFEADACFKSSAPNVPGLFAPTPKTSTRTALGLAELCYQLLMENGYEASCAISEGALTPAVERVVEANTLLSGLGFESSGLAAAHAIHDGLTALEETHSAYHGEKVTIGTLAQIVLEGRDEKVLWQVIEFASYVGLPITLKDIGIKEINEDDLLKVGEASCAEGTTMPNMPFEVTPEMVKDALLAVNALGESVE; encoded by the coding sequence ATGGAGAAACTTCTCATTGCACCGGGAAAATATGTACAGGGTTCAGGTGTTTTAAGTACAGCTGGTGAGTATGCTTCACAGCTAGGTAAGAAAGCTTTGCTTATAGGAGGAGAGACAGCTTTAAATATAGCCAAAGATACCATAGAAAAAAGTCTTCAAGAAAATGATATGAGTTCTGTGTCGTATACTTTTAAAGCAGAAAGTTCAATGAAAGAGATTACTAAAATTAAGGATTTTGGTTCCGACGAAAAAGTTGATCTTGTAATGGGAGTTGGAGGAGGTAAGGTGATTGATTCTGCGAAGGCGGTAGCATATTATCTTGAGATACCTGTGATAATAGTGCCTACCATTGCAGCTACTGATGCACCCTGCAGTGCCCTTTCAGTAATTTATACAGATGATGGTGTTTTCGAAAAATATTTGCCTCTACCCAAAAATCCTGATGTGGTCTTAGTAGATACAAAGGTAATATCTAAAGCTCCTCTCAGGTTATTTGTTTCTGGCATGGGGGATGCTCTTGCAACGTATTTTGAGGCTGATGCTTGTTTCAAATCTAGTGCGCCAAATGTACCCGGATTATTTGCTCCGACTCCAAAAACTTCTACTAGAACAGCCCTTGGCCTTGCAGAGCTTTGTTATCAGCTTTTGATGGAGAATGGCTATGAAGCTAGCTGTGCAATCAGTGAGGGTGCATTAACTCCTGCGGTAGAGAGGGTAGTTGAAGCAAATACTCTTTTAAGCGGGCTTGGTTTTGAAAGTTCCGGGTTAGCTGCAGCTCATGCTATACATGATGGCCTAACGGCTCTAGAGGAGACTCACAGTGCTTATCATGGTGAAAAGGTCACTATAGGTACCCTTGCCCAAATAGTCCTTGAGGGTAGAGATGAGAAGGTGCTGTGGCAGGTTATAGAATTTGCAAGTTATGTTGGCCTGCCAATAACTTTAAAAGATATTGGAATAAAGGAAATTAATGAGGATGATTTACTAAAAGTTGGAGAAGCTTCATGTGCTGAAGGCACTACTATGCCTAATATGCCCTTTGAAGTAACACCGGAAATGGTAAAAGACGCTTTACTTGCAGTAAATGCGTTAGGAGAAAGTGTAGAATAA
- a CDS encoding propanediol/glycerol family dehydratase medium subunit produces MIAAENLILEEKEEAKKGTKSEEVIIAVGPAFGTSQTQTLIGLSHRDVLRELMAGIEEEGLSMRVVKIIHSSDLGIIGNVGAKLSGSGIAIGLQSRGTALIHQKDLVPLSNLELFPQCPLLGLEEYRQIGKNAAKYAKGESPDPVPTKNDQMARPKYQAKAAVLHLTETKLVDKDKKPIELDVKV; encoded by the coding sequence ATGATAGCTGCTGAGAACTTGATTTTGGAAGAAAAAGAAGAAGCTAAAAAAGGAACTAAAAGTGAGGAAGTTATTATAGCAGTTGGACCGGCATTTGGAACTTCTCAAACCCAAACATTGATCGGTCTATCACATCGTGATGTACTAAGAGAACTAATGGCTGGGATCGAAGAAGAAGGGCTCTCAATGAGGGTAGTAAAGATAATACATTCATCGGACTTGGGGATAATTGGAAACGTAGGGGCTAAATTAAGCGGTTCAGGCATTGCAATTGGATTACAATCACGCGGCACGGCGCTTATTCACCAAAAAGATCTTGTTCCTTTAAGTAACCTTGAGCTATTTCCCCAGTGTCCTCTGCTTGGGTTAGAAGAATATAGACAGATAGGAAAGAATGCTGCCAAATATGCCAAAGGAGAATCTCCTGATCCAGTACCAACTAAAAATGACCAAATGGCACGTCCTAAATACCAAGCAAAAGCTGCAGTTTTACATTTGACCGAAACTAAACTTGTAGATAAAGATAAAAAGCCAATAGAACTAGATGTTAAGGTATGA
- a CDS encoding response regulator transcription factor, with protein sequence MFKAIVADDESLERKAISSILSKNREIGVEVCGEAGDGKEAIRLARLHKPNLVLIDIKMPGLDGLEATKNIKDEHPDVHVIVITAYDEFDFAQKALKYQASDYLLKPVRPGCLLDAIKKVLQRINHSSESFLPANTNKNTDENNDEENSCDSLIEQSIYYIKENYSKDITLTEVSNAVHLSPYYFSRLFKKKMGMNFIDYLTNLRIEKAKEFLIESNAKVVNITYKVGYKEPAYFSRIFKKHTGITPNDYKKRYKVQF encoded by the coding sequence ATGTTTAAAGCTATAGTGGCTGATGATGAATCTTTGGAACGAAAAGCTATCTCCTCGATTTTATCTAAAAATAGGGAGATAGGTGTTGAGGTATGTGGCGAAGCGGGAGATGGGAAAGAAGCTATACGTTTAGCTAGACTTCACAAGCCAAACTTAGTTCTTATTGATATCAAAATGCCAGGCCTTGATGGCCTTGAAGCAACTAAGAACATAAAGGATGAACACCCCGATGTTCATGTGATAGTTATAACAGCTTATGACGAATTTGATTTTGCCCAAAAAGCTTTAAAGTATCAGGCTTCTGATTATCTGTTGAAGCCTGTACGTCCAGGATGTCTATTGGACGCTATTAAGAAGGTCTTACAGAGAATTAATCATAGCAGTGAAAGTTTTTTGCCAGCAAATACTAACAAAAATACTGATGAAAATAATGATGAAGAAAATAGCTGTGACAGCTTGATTGAACAATCTATTTATTATATTAAAGAAAACTATTCAAAGGATATAACGCTAACTGAAGTATCAAATGCAGTACATCTTAGTCCATATTATTTTAGCCGTCTTTTTAAGAAGAAAATGGGGATGAATTTTATTGATTACTTGACCAATTTAAGAATAGAAAAGGCCAAAGAATTTTTGATTGAATCAAACGCCAAGGTGGTTAATATTACTTACAAGGTTGGCTACAAAGAACCAGCGTATTTTAGTAGAATATTCAAAAAGCATACAGGGATCACCCCTAACGACTACAAAAAGAGATACAAAGTACAGTTTTAA
- a CDS encoding propanediol/glycerol family dehydratase large subunit: MKKRSKRFEKLEERLVNQDGFSKEWPEEGLIATNSPNDPQPSIKVSDGKVVELDGKSRDEFDFIDRFLADYAIDKDRAEEVVKMPEKEIAKKVVDVNVPREEIISITKAMTPAKFVKVMEEMNVVEMMMAMQKMRARKTPSNQCHVTSARDNPVQIAADAAEAALRGFDEQETTVGVGRYAPFNALSLLVGSQTGRGGVITQCAVEEATELLLGMRGLTSYAETVSVYGTEQVFIDGDDTPWSKSFLASAYASRGIKMRFTSGTGAEFQMGYAEGKSLLYNEVKCIMVTKGAGVQGLQNGSISCIGIPGAVPEGIKAVLAENLITTMLDLEVASGNDQTFSHSDIRRTARALMQFLPGTDFIFSGYSSVPNYDNMFAGSNFDAEDYDDYNVLQRDLKVDGGLKPVEEEEVIFVRNKAVKALQAVYNELGLPPITDEEVESATYGHGSEDMPKRNVSQDINAAQELLERKITGLDIVKALRKNGFDDISENLLNLLKQRISGDYLQTSAILDENFRVVSALNDKNDYQGPGTGYRISKERWDEIKDIRQAFDPKDYI, translated from the coding sequence ATGAAAAAGAGATCAAAAAGGTTTGAGAAGTTAGAAGAAAGGTTAGTTAATCAGGATGGATTTTCTAAAGAATGGCCTGAAGAGGGGCTGATTGCAACAAACAGTCCTAATGATCCACAACCAAGTATCAAAGTAAGTGATGGTAAGGTTGTTGAACTAGATGGTAAGTCAAGGGATGAATTTGATTTCATCGATAGGTTCTTGGCTGATTATGCTATTGACAAAGATAGGGCAGAAGAAGTTGTCAAAATGCCTGAAAAAGAAATCGCCAAAAAAGTTGTCGATGTAAATGTGCCCAGAGAGGAAATAATCTCTATAACAAAAGCTATGACACCTGCCAAGTTTGTGAAAGTCATGGAAGAGATGAACGTTGTTGAGATGATGATGGCTATGCAGAAGATGAGGGCTAGAAAGACACCTTCAAACCAATGCCATGTTACAAGTGCAAGAGATAACCCTGTCCAAATTGCAGCAGATGCGGCAGAGGCCGCCCTTAGAGGTTTTGATGAGCAGGAGACAACTGTTGGAGTAGGAAGGTATGCTCCTTTTAATGCATTGTCCTTACTTGTGGGTTCTCAGACAGGACGAGGTGGGGTTATTACTCAGTGCGCAGTAGAGGAAGCGACAGAGCTTTTACTTGGCATGAGAGGACTTACCTCTTATGCAGAAACGGTTTCTGTATACGGTACTGAGCAGGTCTTTATTGACGGGGACGATACCCCCTGGTCCAAATCTTTTTTGGCTTCGGCTTATGCTTCTAGGGGAATTAAGATGAGATTTACTTCAGGAACAGGTGCCGAGTTTCAGATGGGTTATGCCGAGGGCAAATCCCTTCTCTACAATGAAGTTAAATGCATTATGGTAACAAAAGGCGCAGGAGTACAAGGACTGCAGAACGGTTCTATCAGCTGTATTGGTATACCGGGTGCTGTTCCGGAAGGTATAAAAGCGGTGCTTGCAGAAAACCTCATAACCACTATGCTTGACTTAGAAGTAGCTTCTGGAAATGATCAGACATTCTCACACTCAGATATAAGAAGGACTGCCAGGGCGCTAATGCAGTTTTTACCAGGGACAGATTTTATCTTCTCCGGTTATAGTTCAGTTCCTAACTATGATAATATGTTTGCTGGCTCTAATTTTGATGCCGAGGACTATGATGATTACAACGTTTTACAAAGAGATCTAAAAGTTGATGGTGGTCTAAAACCAGTGGAAGAGGAAGAAGTTATTTTTGTAAGAAACAAAGCGGTGAAGGCGCTGCAAGCAGTTTATAATGAGTTAGGCCTTCCGCCTATTACAGATGAAGAAGTAGAAAGCGCTACTTACGGCCACGGAAGTGAAGACATGCCGAAGAGAAATGTTTCTCAAGATATTAATGCGGCACAGGAACTATTAGAGAGAAAAATAACCGGATTAGATATTGTAAAGGCATTAAGGAAGAATGGCTTTGATGATATATCTGAAAACTTATTAAATCTGTTAAAGCAAAGAATTTCTGGAGATTATCTACAGACATCTGCTATTTTGGATGAAAACTTCAGAGTCGTAAGTGCTCTAAATGACAAAAATGATTACCAGGGACCTGGAACAGGGTACAGGATAAGTAAGGAACGTTGGGATGAAATAAAGGATATTCGCCAAGCTTTTGACCCTAAAGATTATATTTAA
- a CDS encoding glycyl radical protein translates to MATEEKYVKKGANETPIGYEPVDKDWGVGTSGMVKEPSPFSRINSWREEFIETPLTIDHERACLWTEAMKENEAKSTILKSARALAHVLRNVSIYINDYELIVGNMAAPPRSAPVFPEFSYDWFVDELKNDPFKERENDRYLTTEEAEEKLESIHDYWKNNTVHDMAREMMSEEELKGTGAYGKGMYMLGNYFFGGVGHISPNYITIFNNGWKGLKEIVEKKISQLDETLPDDLKKKEFYTAQLTVIEGTMDFIKRYAKLAREKASKEEGQRKEELLQIADNCEWISENPPRNFWEALQLWWFATTIILIESNGHSITYGRFDQYMYPYYKEDMDNNTFTKDFVQELIEGAWIKISELTKVRDKISTKSFGGVELGGPTMTVGGLDRDGNDATNDLTFMCLDATAHVRLHAPWMTTRWHSNSPDELWVKAIKVAKLGFGLPSFFNDECIIPSMTNRGRTLEDARDYTIIGCVEPDAWGQEYGWHDSAFFNINKVFELAINDGKCIDCSSECFRYDRCVGRGEQMGIKTGKLSEFKSIEEVKEAYQKQMKYWVDRLVKAENCMDFAHQERKPLPYLSLLINDCTERGIDVTAGGAKYNFNGPQGVGVGNVADGLSAINKLVYEDGEVSGEEMLKALQNNWEGYEDLYALVNSSKIPHYGNDNDVADEYARFAADAYCKQLENRPTAHGGVFQPGLYPVSGNVACGSVQGATPEGRVQSEPIADGVSPVHTKRGSHDVKGPTAVALSVSKLDHEIASNGTLLNMKFTPSTLAGEVGDENFISMMKVYFRRKGMHNQINVISRETLEDARKRPEEYKGLLVRVAGYSAFFTELDDSLQKDLIERTELAF, encoded by the coding sequence GTGGCTACTGAAGAAAAGTATGTGAAAAAGGGCGCAAACGAAACTCCTATCGGTTATGAACCTGTCGATAAGGATTGGGGAGTAGGAACTTCGGGGATGGTTAAGGAACCTTCTCCATTTTCAAGGATTAACTCCTGGAGAGAGGAATTCATTGAGACACCTTTGACAATTGATCACGAAAGAGCCTGTCTATGGACGGAAGCGATGAAAGAAAATGAAGCAAAATCAACGATATTAAAATCTGCTAGAGCATTAGCTCATGTTTTGAGAAACGTAAGCATCTATATTAATGATTATGAGTTAATTGTTGGAAACATGGCTGCTCCACCAAGATCTGCTCCTGTCTTTCCTGAGTTTTCTTATGATTGGTTCGTAGATGAATTAAAGAATGATCCCTTCAAAGAAAGAGAAAACGACCGCTATCTTACAACCGAAGAGGCAGAAGAAAAGTTAGAGAGTATTCATGATTATTGGAAAAACAATACTGTGCATGACATGGCAAGAGAAATGATGTCTGAAGAAGAACTTAAAGGTACGGGAGCTTATGGCAAAGGTATGTATATGCTTGGTAATTATTTCTTTGGCGGTGTTGGTCATATATCACCAAATTATATTACTATCTTCAATAACGGCTGGAAAGGGTTAAAAGAAATAGTAGAGAAGAAAATTTCCCAGTTAGATGAAACTTTGCCTGATGATCTAAAGAAAAAAGAATTTTACACTGCCCAGCTTACAGTTATTGAAGGGACTATGGATTTTATCAAAAGATATGCCAAACTTGCAAGAGAAAAAGCTTCTAAAGAAGAAGGCCAAAGAAAAGAGGAGCTTTTGCAGATAGCTGACAACTGCGAATGGATATCAGAAAACCCGCCTAGAAACTTCTGGGAAGCTCTACAGCTCTGGTGGTTTGCCACTACTATAATTCTGATAGAGTCTAACGGTCACTCGATAACTTATGGAAGATTTGACCAGTATATGTACCCATATTATAAAGAAGATATGGATAATAACACATTTACGAAGGATTTTGTCCAGGAATTAATAGAAGGAGCCTGGATAAAGATTAGTGAGCTCACGAAGGTTAGGGACAAAATTTCTACTAAGTCTTTTGGTGGAGTTGAGCTTGGAGGTCCGACGATGACTGTTGGTGGCCTTGACCGAGACGGTAATGATGCTACTAATGATCTAACCTTTATGTGTCTTGATGCAACAGCTCATGTAAGGCTTCATGCTCCCTGGATGACTACCCGTTGGCACTCAAATTCACCTGATGAGTTATGGGTCAAAGCTATTAAAGTAGCTAAACTAGGTTTTGGTCTGCCGTCCTTCTTTAACGATGAGTGTATAATTCCTTCGATGACTAACAGGGGAAGGACCCTTGAAGATGCAAGAGATTATACTATTATTGGCTGTGTGGAACCAGATGCCTGGGGTCAGGAGTACGGCTGGCATGACTCTGCCTTTTTCAATATAAATAAAGTGTTTGAGCTTGCAATTAATGACGGTAAATGTATAGATTGCAGTTCAGAGTGCTTTAGGTACGATAGATGTGTTGGAAGAGGAGAACAAATGGGGATAAAAACAGGTAAACTATCCGAATTTAAGTCTATTGAAGAAGTAAAAGAAGCATACCAAAAACAGATGAAATACTGGGTAGATAGACTTGTAAAAGCAGAAAATTGTATGGACTTTGCTCACCAGGAAAGAAAACCTCTTCCATATCTTTCGTTATTGATTAATGACTGTACCGAAAGAGGAATTGATGTAACTGCCGGAGGGGCGAAGTATAACTTTAATGGGCCCCAGGGTGTAGGAGTAGGAAACGTGGCCGATGGGTTGTCAGCAATAAATAAACTGGTTTACGAAGATGGAGAAGTATCGGGTGAGGAGATGTTAAAGGCTTTACAGAATAACTGGGAAGGCTATGAAGATCTCTATGCTCTAGTAAATAGCTCAAAGATACCTCATTACGGTAATGATAATGATGTTGCTGATGAATATGCAAGGTTTGCTGCAGATGCCTACTGTAAGCAGTTAGAAAACCGCCCGACAGCTCATGGAGGGGTATTCCAGCCAGGTCTTTATCCTGTGTCTGGTAATGTTGCCTGTGGTTCTGTCCAGGGAGCTACCCCTGAAGGTAGAGTACAGAGTGAGCCAATAGCAGACGGCGTTTCACCTGTTCATACCAAGCGTGGTTCTCATGACGTCAAAGGCCCAACGGCTGTAGCATTATCCGTATCCAAATTAGATCATGAAATAGCTTCTAACGGAACATTGTTAAACATGAAATTTACTCCTTCTACTTTGGCCGGGGAAGTGGGAGATGAGAACTTCATCTCAATGATGAAGGTATATTTCCGTAGAAAAGGGATGCATAATCAGATAAATGTTATTAGTCGAGAGACGTTAGAAGATGCAAGAAAGAGACCTGAAGAGTACAAAGGGCTTCTTGTGAGGGTAGCAGGTTACAGCGCTTTCTTTACAGAACTTGATGATAGCTTACAAAAGGATCTTATAGAAAGAACAGAGCTTGCCTTTTAA
- a CDS encoding GlcG/HbpS family heme-binding protein: protein MYLKLRDALKVIENSEKKAEEIGVPMVTTVVDAGGNMVAQHRMDDALLASIDISLNKAFTAAAVKLPTHELADAAKPGAPLFGIQNTNQGRIVIFGGGFPIFDGDQIIGAVGVSGGSVEQDMECAKAGLEALK, encoded by the coding sequence ATATATTTGAAATTAAGAGATGCTTTAAAAGTAATTGAAAATAGTGAGAAGAAAGCTGAAGAGATTGGGGTTCCAATGGTTACAACCGTAGTTGATGCCGGGGGTAATATGGTTGCACAGCACCGGATGGATGATGCTTTGCTTGCAAGCATTGATATTTCACTAAACAAAGCATTTACTGCAGCTGCTGTCAAACTACCTACTCATGAGCTAGCCGATGCAGCAAAACCAGGGGCTCCGCTTTTTGGGATTCAAAACACCAATCAAGGTAGGATAGTTATCTTTGGTGGAGGATTCCCTATCTTTGACGGGGACCAAATTATAGGTGCTGTAGGTGTTAGTGGTGGTTCTGTTGAACAAGACATGGAATGTGCCAAAGCGGGACTTGAAGCGCTAAAATAG
- a CDS encoding glycyl-radical enzyme activating protein translates to MAEKRPAVEGGQALRLGVVFNIQRYTVHDGPGIRTQIFLKGCPLRCKWCDNPESFAVDRELGVFSTRCVGTDKCGRCLKTCPNVDRGVFLLDDKKKVADIDRNHCEKCFNCVEQCPSETLVVWGEVMSVDDVIKEVIKDRAFYDESGGGITISGGEVIMQRDFVLELLKEAKKQGIHTCIETALHGNWEHFEELMPYTDFVITDIKHIDPGLHEKYTGVTNDLILANIQQIVKQGKPVVIRIPVVPGHNDSEENIEKTGEFVLNKLNNQIKQLQLLPYRRLGVEKYASLSISYPMEEFELPSEEERMNWIKYLAEILRKIGLPAEVGTSNKVD, encoded by the coding sequence ATGGCCGAAAAAAGACCTGCGGTTGAAGGTGGGCAGGCTTTGAGGCTGGGTGTAGTATTTAATATCCAGCGCTATACTGTACATGATGGACCTGGGATAAGAACGCAAATATTTTTGAAAGGCTGTCCTCTTAGGTGCAAATGGTGCGATAATCCAGAAAGCTTCGCTGTTGATCGTGAATTAGGAGTTTTTTCAACCCGTTGTGTTGGCACTGACAAATGTGGACGCTGTCTTAAAACCTGCCCTAACGTAGATAGAGGCGTATTTCTTTTGGATGATAAGAAGAAAGTAGCAGATATTGACAGAAATCACTGTGAAAAGTGCTTCAACTGTGTTGAACAATGTCCTTCAGAAACCCTTGTAGTATGGGGAGAAGTTATGAGTGTAGATGATGTGATTAAAGAAGTAATAAAAGATAGAGCATTTTATGATGAAAGCGGAGGAGGTATAACCATCTCCGGTGGCGAGGTTATAATGCAGCGGGACTTTGTACTAGAATTACTAAAAGAGGCCAAGAAACAAGGGATTCATACTTGTATAGAGACTGCACTTCATGGTAATTGGGAACATTTTGAAGAGTTGATGCCCTACACCGACTTTGTAATAACCGACATCAAGCATATCGATCCTGGCCTGCACGAAAAATACACGGGAGTAACCAATGACTTAATCCTGGCTAACATCCAACAAATCGTAAAACAAGGAAAACCAGTAGTTATAAGGATACCTGTTGTACCTGGGCATAATGATAGTGAAGAAAATATTGAAAAAACAGGAGAGTTTGTCTTAAATAAGCTAAACAATCAAATAAAACAGCTGCAGTTGCTTCCCTATCGGAGATTAGGTGTAGAAAAATACGCTTCTTTAAGTATTTCCTATCCTATGGAAGAGTTTGAACTACCTTCTGAAGAAGAGCGGATGAACTGGATAAAATATTTGGCTGAAATCCTAAGAAAAATAGGTCTGCCAGCAGAAGTGGGAACTTCAAATAAAGTTGACTGA
- a CDS encoding PocR ligand-binding domain-containing protein, which produces MENLDASFSNIVDPQIIQKIQDKFSAATGLAAVVTDAKGYPVTKQTNFTDFCKIIRSSSLGYSRCMCSDHKGGVRAREIQAPYIYHCHAGLIDIAAPVVVKGKYIGSALCGQVVLAENAEYSKEYVKNNVKDLDVDHDLLMKAFSDIEVIPTSKVEASAELLSLMANYMVEMGALNLLQKRLIEETETRKEIEKLLKEKELKALQSQVNPHFLFNSLNTIARLSHLEGAAETENMVYALSDLLRYNLKNFEELVKIEEEIKVIKDYLLIQKTRFQERLQFEIDIEESILNAPIPPLTLQPLVENAIIHGLEVKEKPGNIIVKSTIYDKNIHLEVIDNGVGICEEKLNEIFKLKNQKDKSMGHTTGLGLINVHRRLQHYFGSDGGVEIFSREGEGTRAKILLPGKKGG; this is translated from the coding sequence TTGGAAAACTTAGATGCATCTTTCTCCAATATTGTTGATCCCCAGATAATTCAAAAAATCCAGGACAAATTCTCTGCTGCTACTGGTCTTGCCGCTGTTGTTACCGATGCAAAAGGTTATCCCGTAACTAAACAGACTAATTTCACGGATTTTTGTAAAATTATTCGCTCTTCGTCCCTTGGTTATAGTCGGTGTATGTGTTCTGACCACAAAGGAGGAGTAAGAGCCAGGGAAATACAAGCTCCATATATTTATCACTGTCATGCGGGGTTAATAGATATTGCTGCCCCTGTGGTTGTAAAGGGTAAATATATAGGTTCTGCCTTATGCGGCCAGGTTGTATTAGCAGAAAATGCAGAGTATAGCAAGGAATATGTTAAAAATAATGTTAAGGATTTGGATGTGGATCACGATTTGTTGATGAAGGCTTTTAGTGATATTGAAGTAATACCTACCTCCAAAGTTGAAGCTTCGGCTGAGCTATTATCTTTAATGGCTAATTACATGGTAGAGATGGGTGCTCTTAATCTCCTTCAGAAGAGACTCATTGAAGAAACAGAAACCAGAAAAGAAATTGAAAAACTACTTAAAGAAAAAGAACTTAAAGCTCTCCAATCACAGGTTAACCCTCACTTTTTGTTTAACAGCCTTAATACTATTGCCAGGCTTTCCCATCTTGAAGGTGCTGCTGAAACTGAAAACATGGTATACGCACTCTCGGATCTTCTGCGTTATAACTTAAAGAACTTCGAAGAACTTGTAAAAATTGAGGAAGAGATTAAAGTTATAAAAGACTACCTATTGATTCAAAAAACAAGATTTCAAGAACGACTGCAGTTTGAAATTGATATAGAAGAGAGTATCCTAAACGCTCCTATCCCACCATTGACATTACAACCACTGGTAGAAAACGCGATAATACACGGACTTGAAGTTAAAGAAAAACCAGGAAACATAATAGTTAAATCTACTATTTATGATAAGAACATTCATTTGGAAGTAATTGACAATGGGGTTGGTATTTGCGAAGAGAAACTTAATGAAATTTTCAAACTTAAAAACCAAAAGGACAAGAGCATGGGTCATACTACTGGACTTGGATTAATTAATGTGCACCGCAGGCTGCAGCATTATTTTGGAAGCGATGGCGGTGTCGAAATATTTAGTCGTGAAGGTGAAGGGACTAGAGCTAAGATTTTACTGCCTGGCAAGAAAGGAGGCTAA